A genomic region of Acidobacteriota bacterium contains the following coding sequences:
- a CDS encoding winged helix-turn-helix domain-containing protein, with product MEPHAARERPRADVTGTRRSRPKFTREAATRLWLHRQGFDRPRGSTTLGAAAFVDHLERTGALQLDSVNVVDRAHYLTLWSRFGSYDRSTVDRWVYGDRLAYEYWGHEASILPISHLPLGRRRMRRFPPESWSGRVWWDRYATSTASKRRVLRRLRTEGPLESVDFQPHPAERGEKTDSLAWRLKEDKRSLNLLWHDGRVALSGRRHFRCIYDVAERVYPDGPVASLTEYHDSWLLIGLSGCGIAPERHLVNYFTGPELSAAERDRVIARNLRKKRIVEVEVEGLRGPCYALPEYLEAIDHLLEPTGTTLICPFDSLLWQRRRAAELLDFEYTVEIYVPAAKRKYGYYVLPILHDGRLVGRLDPKLHRDRSLLEIRALHVEPDCAMTPDFGVKLDEAIADLANFLGATDIRMP from the coding sequence GTGGAGCCGCACGCGGCGCGTGAGCGTCCGCGGGCGGACGTGACCGGGACCCGCCGGAGCCGTCCGAAGTTCACCCGGGAGGCGGCAACCCGATTGTGGTTACACCGCCAGGGGTTCGACCGGCCCCGTGGGTCGACTACACTGGGCGCCGCGGCCTTCGTCGACCACCTGGAACGGACGGGCGCCCTCCAACTCGACAGCGTGAACGTCGTGGACCGGGCCCACTATCTGACCCTCTGGAGCCGGTTCGGCTCGTACGACCGCTCGACAGTGGATCGGTGGGTGTACGGGGATCGCCTCGCGTACGAGTACTGGGGACACGAAGCCTCGATCCTTCCCATTTCCCATCTCCCTCTCGGGCGGCGGCGGATGCGACGATTCCCTCCCGAGAGCTGGTCGGGACGCGTATGGTGGGACCGATACGCGACCTCGACGGCGTCGAAGCGGCGAGTGCTGCGGCGGCTGCGCACGGAGGGGCCCCTGGAGAGCGTCGACTTCCAGCCGCACCCGGCCGAACGCGGGGAGAAGACGGACTCGCTTGCGTGGCGCCTGAAGGAGGACAAGCGCTCGCTCAATCTGCTATGGCATGACGGCCGGGTCGCCCTGAGCGGGCGGCGGCACTTCCGGTGCATCTACGACGTGGCGGAGCGGGTCTACCCCGACGGGCCGGTCGCGTCGCTAACCGAGTACCATGACAGTTGGCTCCTGATCGGCCTCTCAGGGTGCGGGATCGCTCCGGAACGACACCTCGTCAACTACTTCACCGGGCCGGAACTCAGCGCGGCAGAGCGGGACCGGGTCATCGCCCGTAACCTGCGGAAGAAACGGATCGTCGAGGTGGAAGTGGAGGGACTGCGGGGGCCCTGCTACGCCCTGCCTGAATATCTCGAAGCGATCGACCATTTGCTCGAGCCGACCGGGACCACGCTGATCTGCCCCTTCGATTCCCTCCTCTGGCAGCGAAGGCGCGCGGCCGAACTTCTCGACTTCGAGTACACCGTCGAAATCTATGTCCCCGCCGCGAAGCGGAAGTACGGCTACTACGTGTTGCCGATCCTTCACGACGGACGCCTCGTCGGACGACTCGATCCGAAGCTCCACCGCGACCGCAGCCTGCTCGAGATCCGGGCGCTCCACGTAGAGCCCGACTGTGCGATGACTCCGGATTTCGGTGTCAAACTGGACGAGGCGATCGCGGATCTCGCGAACTTCCTCGGCGCCACGGACATCCGAATGCCTTAA
- a CDS encoding SidA/IucD/PvdA family monooxygenase: MTKGARSFDIVVVGAGAAGLGFGATLRDLGIENFVILDRAAIGASFLLWPRQMRFITPSFNSTQFGALDLNAVCLHTSPAYSIGVEHPTGEEYAGYLLRVAEHFDLPVETGVDVLSVATEGRPKRFRVATSRGDIRARFVVWAGGEMQYPRINGFPGAELCLHNSRVTSWDDVSGDERYIIGGSESGADAAVALAAAGRRAVVFDREEPWTRSSSDPSQLLSPFTKARLDSAVDSGRVTLRGDCPVVGVRRKDNGYQLALVDGDVVDCAEKPILASGFVGSASLIHSLFDWRDDGFPLLTEDDESTVTKGLFLVGPQVRQGDVIFCFIYKFRQRFAVVANQIARRLRVSVEPLEEYRRYGMYLDDLSCCGDDCAC; encoded by the coding sequence ATGACGAAAGGAGCCCGCTCGTTCGACATTGTCGTCGTCGGCGCCGGCGCCGCCGGTCTCGGCTTTGGTGCGACGCTGCGCGACCTCGGAATCGAGAACTTCGTGATCCTCGACCGTGCCGCCATCGGCGCCTCGTTCCTGCTTTGGCCGCGGCAGATGCGCTTCATTACGCCGTCGTTCAACAGCACCCAGTTCGGCGCCCTCGACCTGAACGCCGTCTGTCTGCACACCTCGCCGGCCTACTCGATCGGCGTCGAGCACCCCACGGGGGAGGAGTACGCCGGCTATCTGCTAAGGGTCGCGGAGCATTTCGACTTGCCGGTAGAGACCGGGGTCGACGTTCTCTCGGTCGCGACGGAAGGTCGACCCAAGCGGTTTCGGGTGGCGACGAGCCGCGGCGACATCCGCGCGCGGTTCGTGGTCTGGGCGGGCGGAGAAATGCAGTACCCGCGGATTAACGGCTTCCCCGGCGCCGAGCTTTGCCTGCACAACTCCAGGGTGACCTCGTGGGACGATGTCAGCGGCGACGAGAGATACATCATCGGCGGCTCCGAGAGCGGCGCCGACGCCGCTGTCGCGCTGGCCGCCGCCGGTCGACGAGCCGTCGTCTTCGACCGCGAGGAGCCCTGGACGCGAAGCAGCTCGGACCCCAGCCAACTCTTGTCGCCCTTTACGAAAGCGCGTTTGGATTCGGCTGTCGACTCGGGTCGGGTGACGCTGCGCGGCGACTGTCCGGTCGTCGGCGTCCGCCGCAAGGACAACGGCTATCAGTTGGCACTCGTGGACGGTGACGTCGTCGACTGCGCCGAGAAGCCGATCCTGGCCTCTGGATTCGTCGGTTCGGCAAGCCTCATTCACTCGCTGTTCGATTGGCGCGATGACGGTTTTCCGCTGCTGACGGAAGACGACGAGTCCACCGTGACGAAAGGGCTGTTCCTGGTCGGGCCGCAGGTGCGTCAGGGCGATGTCATCTTCTGTTTCATCTACAAGTTCCGCCAGCGCTTCGCCGTGGTGGCCAACCAGATCGCCCGTCGCCTGCGGGTCAGCGTGGAGCCGCTCGAGGAGTACCGCCGCTACGGAATGTACCTCGACGATCTGTCGTGCTGCGGCGATGACTGCGCTTGTTGA
- a CDS encoding ferrous iron transporter B: MLPSPSRTVVLLGKENVGKTQLAASLAGTPSAASNFRGATVGCDSYRVDDWELIDTPGLLRSSDVETTRLALERLGDDDTVLLVAQGTALDADLADLLPLAAGRRGALVVTRRDRLARLQVEARLRELALRTGLPVVAVDARRLDADDRRRLMQALEAPSPVPAEAGLDFGDLSVRPRPLFLERSALGPFLALLLLLMPAWVAVDAANRLADRIEPWVSALTGPLAGLLTSWPQPLAEILAGDYGFVTMGPLLLVWATPVVVLHALLMSAYKASGLLDRLTNAMNPWLRPFGMTGRELARVVMGFGCNVPAVISARSSSACSRGVCVSAIAFGSACSYQLGATLAVFAAAGRPDLVLPYLLYLGATTLAYARLIAPQAARSPFNALLTEGRVFLTWPRPRAIWVEAQGVVREFYRRALPVFFLITAAASLLHWLGALQAASAVVEPAMAVFRLPSEAALAVVLASVRKDGILLLAEPGVAASISAVQLLTAVYLAGVLLPCLVTCLTIAREQGRAFALRLVGRQAVAAAGFSALLAWGGAWL; encoded by the coding sequence ATGCTCCCGTCGCCAAGTCGCACCGTGGTTCTGTTGGGTAAGGAAAACGTCGGCAAGACGCAACTGGCCGCGTCGCTGGCGGGAACGCCCAGCGCCGCCTCGAACTTCCGAGGCGCCACCGTCGGCTGCGACTCCTACCGAGTGGACGATTGGGAGCTGATCGACACTCCTGGGCTGCTACGCAGCTCCGACGTTGAGACCACCCGACTGGCCCTGGAGCGGCTGGGCGACGACGATACGGTCCTGCTGGTCGCCCAGGGAACCGCACTGGACGCGGACCTGGCCGACCTGCTGCCGCTCGCGGCAGGTCGACGCGGCGCACTGGTCGTGACCCGCAGGGACCGACTCGCCCGGCTACAGGTGGAGGCGCGGCTGCGAGAGTTGGCGCTCCGGACGGGTTTGCCGGTGGTCGCGGTGGACGCTCGGCGGCTGGACGCCGACGATCGTCGAAGGCTGATGCAGGCGCTGGAAGCGCCCAGCCCGGTCCCTGCCGAAGCCGGTTTGGACTTCGGCGATCTGAGCGTCCGTCCGCGCCCGCTTTTCCTGGAGCGCTCCGCCCTTGGGCCTTTCTTGGCGCTGCTGCTGTTGTTGATGCCCGCCTGGGTCGCGGTGGACGCCGCCAACCGTCTCGCGGATCGAATCGAACCCTGGGTCAGCGCCCTGACCGGGCCGCTGGCCGGGTTGCTGACGAGCTGGCCGCAGCCGCTTGCGGAGATCCTGGCCGGCGACTACGGCTTTGTCACGATGGGGCCGCTGCTGTTGGTGTGGGCAACTCCGGTGGTCGTGCTCCATGCGCTGCTGATGAGTGCGTACAAGGCGAGCGGCCTGCTCGATCGCCTGACAAACGCCATGAATCCGTGGCTGCGGCCGTTCGGCATGACGGGCCGGGAGTTGGCGCGGGTCGTGATGGGTTTCGGCTGCAACGTGCCCGCCGTCATCAGCGCGCGCTCGTCGTCGGCCTGCTCGCGGGGCGTATGCGTCTCGGCCATTGCTTTCGGTTCCGCCTGTTCGTATCAGTTGGGGGCCACGCTGGCGGTCTTCGCCGCGGCGGGACGACCCGATTTGGTCTTGCCCTACCTGCTCTATCTTGGCGCCACCACGCTCGCCTACGCTCGGCTCATCGCGCCGCAAGCGGCTCGTTCTCCCTTCAATGCGCTGTTGACGGAGGGCCGGGTCTTCTTGACCTGGCCGCGCCCGAGGGCCATCTGGGTTGAGGCGCAGGGCGTCGTTCGGGAGTTCTATCGCAGGGCCTTGCCGGTCTTCTTTCTGATCACGGCCGCGGCTTCTCTGTTGCATTGGCTGGGCGCGTTGCAAGCTGCGTCGGCGGTCGTCGAACCGGCGATGGCCGTCTTTCGATTGCCCTCGGAGGCGGCCCTGGCGGTGGTCCTGGCGAGCGTGCGCAAGGACGGCATCTTGCTGCTCGCGGAGCCGGGTGTCGCCGCAAGCATCAGCGCCGTCCAACTGTTGACGGCCGTCTACCTGGCCGGCGTGCTGCTGCCTTGCCTGGTCACCTGCTTGACGATTGCACGCGAGCAGGGCCGCGCGTTCGCGCTGCGGCTGGTGGGCCGGCAGGCGGTGGCGGCCGCCGGGTTCAGCGCTTTGCTGGCTTGGGGCGGAGCGTGGCTGTAA
- a CDS encoding type II toxin-antitoxin system VapC family toxin, with protein MRSARIQVKYVDASAVLRALFVEPGLSVSLMAGDHVVSSRLVEIEAFRAVDRERLLGNLNDAETAIKRKELTELLAMMDLAPVDGLVIDRAKSSFAVNLRAIDAIHVATAELLAATADGDALEFWTHDERQATAAVSCGLTVRGAGADDHD; from the coding sequence GTGCGGTCCGCGAGGATCCAGGTGAAGTACGTCGACGCAAGCGCGGTGCTGCGAGCCCTGTTCGTTGAGCCCGGGCTGTCCGTGTCATTGATGGCCGGCGACCACGTGGTGTCCTCCCGACTCGTTGAGATCGAAGCGTTCCGGGCCGTCGATCGCGAGCGACTGCTCGGCAACCTCAATGATGCCGAGACAGCCATCAAGCGCAAGGAGTTGACCGAACTGCTTGCGATGATGGATCTCGCGCCCGTTGACGGCTTGGTGATCGACCGGGCGAAGAGCTCGTTTGCCGTCAATCTCCGTGCGATTGATGCGATCCATGTAGCAACGGCGGAGTTGCTGGCCGCTACGGCCGACGGGGACGCACTGGAGTTCTGGACACACGACGAGCGTCAAGCCACGGCGGCCGTTTCATGCGGACTTACCGTCCGTGGCGCCGGTGCCGATGATCACGATTAA
- a CDS encoding TonB-dependent receptor plug domain-containing protein, giving the protein MLGRSSAAVVLKAWLLPALVLCVQVFAQAQDRQNEPPPAATQTEQDEAGRNTAPEAPAEHLGPDDPAPQFDEEVVVVGSRARPRSVTDSTVPIDVIPATDFVRGDFNLANQLRVLLPSFHVNPQEDGDLGAVVRPASLRGLAPDHLLVLVNGKRRHRGAVINWQGSGVADGAQGPDISTIPAIALRGIEVLRDGASAQYGSDAIAGVLNLLLKDDRIGGVVELHTGLHGAGDGGQYGVAANVGLPLGRTGFANLSLEYGNTASTDRSVQRSDAAALIAAGNLHVGDPAQRWGAPDVEDDLKLFANLGYLFANGVRAYGHANYASRDVLTFYYYRNPNTRGGVFSNDGGRTLLVGDVLAARGDGSARCPTVAITNDVPDPAALGQIFDDPHCFSFQERFPGGFAPRFGGVERDVSAVGGLRGRLAGNVLWDASVAAGANSADFSIHNTVNASLGPETPTTFDVGLYGQREIGVNLDLSRAFGDRVHLAGGVEWRNEQFRIGLGQPESWLQGPYAAQGFSVGSNGTPGFSPIAAGRWSRASAAVYGDVELRGERSWVVGAATRIERFADFGATVNGKLSGRVPLSGQVALRGSLSSGFRAPTPGQQNAFNVATQYVFALDDLVNNGTIPSTSAVARLRGGRPLEPERSVNISVGAVAGGEGTFTLTADYFRIDLSDRLALSRLFALDATEVDRLLAEGITSARNLANFRFFTNDLETRTQGLDVVTAWTPPSLGGRTAIGALFNYTDTAATDFNPALLNPDQLADRIRLLEEALPNTRWSATVNQVVGRGTLLGRLSYYGGWFDRRDVRRYAGRAILDVEATWPVSSAVSLTIGGGNVLNTHPDENPDPGRLGNRYPPSTPFGFSGSFYYVRLGYRWQTVGSRRRRLDPARGGGGDRRVRHADCSIRPRHGGSER; this is encoded by the coding sequence GTGCTCGGCCGTTCCTCGGCAGCGGTAGTGCTGAAGGCGTGGCTGTTGCCGGCGCTGGTCCTTTGCGTCCAGGTCTTCGCGCAGGCGCAGGACCGGCAGAACGAGCCGCCACCGGCCGCCACGCAGACCGAACAGGACGAAGCGGGTCGGAACACAGCCCCGGAAGCGCCGGCCGAGCACCTTGGGCCGGACGATCCGGCACCGCAATTCGACGAGGAAGTCGTCGTCGTCGGCAGCCGCGCCCGGCCGCGGTCGGTCACAGACTCGACCGTGCCGATCGACGTCATCCCGGCCACCGATTTCGTTCGGGGCGACTTCAATCTGGCCAATCAGTTGCGAGTCCTCCTTCCGTCCTTCCATGTCAACCCGCAGGAGGACGGCGATCTTGGCGCGGTGGTCCGACCTGCGAGCCTGCGGGGCTTGGCGCCCGACCATCTGCTGGTGCTCGTCAACGGCAAGCGCCGCCACCGTGGGGCGGTCATTAACTGGCAAGGCAGCGGCGTGGCCGACGGGGCGCAGGGCCCCGACATCTCGACCATTCCCGCCATCGCGCTGCGGGGAATCGAGGTGCTGCGCGACGGCGCATCGGCGCAGTACGGCTCGGACGCCATTGCCGGGGTGCTGAATCTGTTGCTCAAGGACGACCGCATCGGCGGCGTCGTTGAATTGCACACCGGCCTGCATGGCGCAGGCGACGGCGGGCAGTACGGCGTCGCCGCCAACGTCGGCCTGCCGCTCGGCCGGACCGGCTTTGCGAACCTCAGCCTGGAATACGGCAACACCGCGTCCACCGACCGCAGCGTGCAGCGGTCCGACGCGGCAGCCCTCATCGCGGCCGGGAATCTCCACGTCGGCGACCCGGCCCAGCGGTGGGGAGCACCGGATGTCGAGGACGACCTTAAGCTCTTCGCCAACCTTGGCTACCTGTTCGCCAACGGCGTGCGGGCGTACGGCCACGCGAACTACGCGAGCAGGGACGTGCTCACGTTCTACTACTACCGGAATCCCAACACCCGGGGTGGCGTGTTCAGCAACGACGGCGGCCGGACCCTGCTCGTTGGCGACGTGCTCGCCGCGCGCGGCGACGGTTCGGCGCGCTGCCCCACGGTGGCCATCACGAACGATGTACCCGATCCGGCTGCCCTTGGGCAGATCTTCGATGATCCGCACTGCTTCTCGTTCCAGGAGCGGTTCCCGGGTGGCTTCGCGCCGCGCTTCGGCGGTGTCGAGCGCGACGTCTCGGCGGTCGGCGGCTTGCGCGGGCGGCTCGCCGGCAACGTGCTCTGGGATGCGAGCGTTGCCGCTGGCGCGAATAGCGCGGACTTCTCGATCCACAACACGGTCAACGCCTCGCTCGGTCCCGAGACGCCCACGACGTTCGATGTCGGTCTCTACGGGCAGCGGGAGATCGGCGTCAATCTCGACCTCAGCCGCGCCTTCGGCGACCGGGTCCATCTCGCCGGCGGCGTCGAATGGCGCAACGAGCAGTTCCGGATCGGCCTCGGCCAGCCGGAGTCATGGCTCCAGGGTCCGTACGCCGCGCAGGGCTTCAGTGTGGGTTCCAACGGCACGCCGGGATTCAGCCCCATCGCCGCCGGCCGCTGGAGCCGCGCTAGTGCCGCTGTGTACGGCGACGTCGAGTTGCGCGGCGAGCGCAGCTGGGTCGTCGGGGCGGCCACCCGGATCGAGCGCTTCGCCGACTTCGGCGCGACCGTGAACGGCAAGCTCTCGGGCCGCGTTCCGCTCTCCGGGCAGGTTGCGTTGCGCGGCAGCCTCAGCAGCGGATTCCGCGCCCCGACTCCCGGACAGCAGAACGCGTTTAACGTGGCGACCCAGTACGTTTTCGCGCTAGACGACCTGGTCAACAACGGCACGATTCCCTCGACCTCCGCAGTCGCCCGGTTGCGCGGCGGCCGCCCCCTCGAGCCCGAGCGGTCCGTCAACATCAGCGTCGGCGCCGTGGCCGGTGGTGAAGGCACGTTCACGCTGACCGCCGACTACTTCCGGATCGATCTCTCGGATCGGTTGGCGCTCAGCAGGCTGTTCGCGCTCGATGCCACGGAAGTCGACCGGCTGCTCGCGGAGGGAATCACCAGTGCCCGCAACCTGGCGAACTTTCGATTCTTCACCAACGACCTGGAAACCCGGACGCAGGGGCTCGATGTGGTCACCGCCTGGACACCGCCGTCCCTCGGGGGGAGAACGGCGATCGGCGCGCTCTTCAACTACACGGACACGGCTGCCACCGACTTCAATCCGGCGCTGCTGAATCCCGATCAGCTCGCCGACAGGATCCGGCTGCTGGAGGAAGCGCTGCCGAACACCCGTTGGAGCGCTACGGTCAACCAGGTCGTCGGCCGCGGCACGCTGCTCGGCCGGCTTAGCTATTACGGCGGCTGGTTCGACCGGCGGGACGTGCGACGCTACGCGGGCAGGGCGATCCTGGACGTCGAGGCCACGTGGCCCGTCAGTAGCGCCGTCTCGCTCACGATAGGCGGCGGGAACGTCCTGAACACCCATCCGGACGAGAACCCCGACCCAGGCAGGCTCGGTAACCGCTATCCGCCTTCCACGCCGTTCGGCTTCAGCGGCAGCTTTTACTATGTACGCCTCGGCTACCGGTGGCAGACGGTGGGTTCTCGACGAAGACGGCTGGACCCGGCGCGAGGTGGCGGTGGTGATCGACGGGTTCGCCATGCAGATTGTTCTATTCGACCTCGCCACGGCGGTAGTGAGCGGTGA
- a CDS encoding PQQ-binding-like beta-propeller repeat protein → MKLQPFVRTPVFLFLASLAVALFLFAPMQAQQADREFVPVTDAMLQDPDPEDWLMWRRTLNTWGFSPLDQIDRDNVAGLRMVWTRPLGPGLQQGTPLVYDGVLYMPNPRDIIQAIDAVSGDLIWEHRRQRPDDLADYMIGSLIDTNRNIAIHGTYLFDSTSDDWVIAVDARTGEVAWETMVLDYTVNPANQTSGPIVADGKVISGRSCAPKGGPHACVIVAHDAATGEELWRRRLIPGPGEFGDETWGGVPFEERKHVGAWMVPSYDPELNLVYIGTSVTSPAPKFMIGGVDNTHLYHNSTLALNADTGEIEWFYQHLNDHWDLDHPYERLLVDTAMTPDPEHVSWINPRLRRGETYRVMTGIPGKTGVVYTLDRATGEFLWATPTTAQNVITHIDGSTGAVTENPELIFTRENNEMLICPSFVTGGKDWEAGAYSPITNMMYFPLRNACARMLATADGSLYNLSQRIVHAPGTDQVGTVRAINASTGETAWLYEQRAGTTSLVATAGGLIFGGDSNGRFRAFDHETGEVLWEVNLGSQVTGFPVTYAVDGIQYVAISTGSSLSTRDNLRLTTELQPGTGNNLFVFSLPERDRAP, encoded by the coding sequence ATGAAGCTCCAGCCCTTCGTCCGGACGCCGGTGTTCCTGTTTCTCGCATCGCTCGCCGTCGCCTTGTTCCTCTTCGCGCCCATGCAGGCGCAGCAGGCCGATCGCGAGTTCGTCCCCGTCACCGACGCCATGCTCCAGGATCCCGATCCCGAGGATTGGCTAATGTGGCGCCGCACGCTGAATACCTGGGGCTTCAGTCCCCTCGACCAGATCGATCGCGACAACGTCGCCGGCCTCCGCATGGTCTGGACGCGCCCGCTCGGCCCCGGCCTGCAGCAGGGGACACCGCTCGTCTACGACGGCGTTCTGTACATGCCGAACCCCCGCGACATCATCCAGGCGATCGACGCGGTGAGCGGTGACCTGATCTGGGAGCACCGCCGCCAGCGGCCCGACGATCTGGCCGATTACATGATCGGCAGTCTGATCGACACGAACCGCAACATCGCCATCCACGGCACTTACCTGTTCGACAGCACGTCGGACGACTGGGTGATCGCCGTAGACGCGCGGACCGGCGAAGTGGCGTGGGAGACGATGGTGCTCGACTACACCGTCAATCCCGCCAACCAGACGTCGGGTCCGATCGTCGCCGACGGCAAAGTGATCTCCGGCCGGAGCTGCGCCCCGAAGGGCGGTCCGCACGCCTGCGTCATCGTCGCCCACGACGCCGCGACGGGCGAGGAGCTGTGGCGCCGGCGCCTCATTCCCGGCCCCGGTGAATTCGGCGACGAGACCTGGGGAGGCGTCCCGTTCGAGGAACGGAAGCATGTCGGGGCGTGGATGGTCCCGAGCTACGACCCCGAGCTGAACCTCGTCTACATCGGCACGTCGGTCACGTCGCCCGCGCCGAAGTTCATGATCGGCGGCGTCGACAACACGCACCTCTACCACAATTCGACGCTCGCCCTGAACGCCGACACCGGCGAGATCGAGTGGTTCTACCAGCATCTGAACGACCACTGGGATCTCGACCATCCGTACGAGCGGCTGTTGGTCGACACGGCGATGACGCCGGACCCGGAGCATGTCTCGTGGATCAACCCGCGGCTGCGGCGGGGCGAGACGTACCGCGTGATGACCGGCATCCCGGGGAAGACCGGGGTGGTCTACACCCTCGACCGCGCCACCGGCGAGTTCCTCTGGGCGACGCCGACAACCGCGCAGAACGTCATCACCCACATCGACGGCTCGACTGGAGCCGTCACCGAGAACCCGGAGCTGATCTTCACCCGCGAAAACAACGAGATGCTCATCTGCCCGTCGTTCGTCACCGGCGGCAAGGATTGGGAAGCCGGCGCCTATAGCCCCATCACCAACATGATGTACTTCCCGCTCCGCAACGCCTGCGCGCGCATGCTGGCGACGGCGGACGGCAGCCTCTACAACCTCTCGCAGCGGATCGTGCATGCCCCCGGCACCGATCAGGTCGGCACGGTGCGGGCCATCAACGCCTCCACCGGCGAGACCGCCTGGCTCTACGAACAGCGGGCCGGCACCACGTCGCTGGTCGCCACTGCGGGTGGACTCATCTTCGGCGGCGACAGCAACGGCCGTTTCCGCGCCTTCGACCACGAGACTGGCGAGGTGCTGTGGGAAGTCAACCTCGGCTCGCAGGTGACCGGTTTTCCCGTCACCTACGCCGTAGACGGCATCCAGTACGTCGCCATCAGCACCGGTTCGTCGCTCAGCACGCGGGACAACCTCCGCCTGACGACGGAGTTGCAGCCGGGGACGGGTAACAACCTGTTTGTGTTCTCGTTGCCGGAGCGTGATCGTGCTCCGTAG
- the folE gene encoding GTP cyclohydrolase I FolE, with translation RAEAEAAVRTLIEWAGDDPDREGLKETPERVVRAYEEFFAGYAEDPVALLATTFEKPADYDEMIVLRDIRIESHCEHHIVPILGKAHIGYLPRGRVVGSSKLARVVEMFAKRLQIQEALTSQIAETIQKVLEPRGVGVVIEAAHQCMTTRGIRKPGISMVTSRMLGAFRDDRTTRREFLSMIGSHGSALHES, from the coding sequence GCCGCGCCGAGGCGGAGGCCGCCGTTCGCACACTGATCGAGTGGGCCGGGGACGATCCTGACCGGGAGGGACTGAAGGAAACGCCCGAACGTGTCGTGCGAGCCTACGAGGAATTCTTCGCCGGATACGCCGAAGACCCGGTCGCCTTGCTGGCCACGACCTTCGAGAAGCCCGCCGACTATGACGAGATGATCGTCTTGCGCGACATCCGCATCGAGTCCCATTGTGAGCACCACATCGTTCCCATCCTCGGCAAGGCGCATATTGGTTATCTGCCGAGAGGCCGCGTCGTCGGCAGTTCCAAGCTGGCGCGCGTTGTCGAGATGTTCGCCAAGCGGTTGCAGATCCAGGAGGCGCTGACGTCGCAGATCGCGGAGACCATCCAGAAGGTGTTGGAGCCGCGCGGTGTCGGCGTCGTCATTGAGGCGGCGCATCAATGCATGACCACACGCGGCATCCGCAAGCCGGGTATCAGCATGGTCACCAGCCGTATGTTGGGAGCATTTCGCGACGACCGGACCACGCGGCGAGAGTTCCTGTCGATGATCGGTAGCCACGGGAGCGCTCTGCATGAGAGCTGA
- a CDS encoding GTP-binding protein has protein sequence MELNDPRLPVTVLSGFLGAGKTTLLNHALHNREGRRVAVIVNDMSEVNVDAQLVRHGGAELSRVDERLIEMSNGCICCTLREDLLDEVARLAREGRFDYLLIESTGISEPLPVAATFALSDELGAQLGELARLDTMVTVVDGPRFLRDFGSGEDLLDRGLGVDGEDDRSIAELLVDQVELANVLVLNKTDQMSRTEVARLTGILRKLNQTATFVPAIYGRIPLDLIFDTGLFDFERVEQTAGWLQELQGGHTPETEEYGIGSFVYRRRRPFHPARLAAIFEGCFEGVLRAKGVLWLATRHDVAGALSIAGDSLTLDPGGRWFAALDPAELADDPETLEWVNRVSEPDHGDRRQEIVFIGIEMQQEAIEAALDGCLLTDAEMASDASGWASLDDPLPEWMEAEEDEP, from the coding sequence ATCGAATTGAACGACCCACGCCTTCCGGTAACCGTACTCTCCGGCTTCCTGGGCGCCGGCAAGACGACGTTGCTCAACCACGCGCTGCACAACCGCGAAGGTCGCCGCGTCGCGGTCATCGTCAACGACATGAGCGAGGTCAACGTCGATGCCCAGCTCGTTCGCCACGGTGGCGCCGAGCTCAGCCGCGTCGACGAGCGGTTGATCGAGATGTCCAACGGCTGCATCTGCTGCACGTTGCGTGAAGACCTGCTCGACGAGGTTGCACGGCTGGCGCGGGAGGGCCGCTTCGACTACCTGCTGATCGAATCAACCGGTATCTCCGAGCCGCTTCCCGTCGCGGCTACCTTCGCCTTGTCGGACGAGCTTGGCGCCCAGCTCGGCGAGCTGGCCCGGTTGGACACGATGGTCACCGTCGTCGACGGCCCGCGTTTTCTACGCGACTTCGGCTCCGGAGAAGACCTGCTCGATCGCGGGCTGGGGGTCGACGGCGAAGACGACCGCTCCATCGCCGAGCTCCTCGTCGATCAGGTCGAGCTCGCCAACGTTCTCGTGCTCAACAAGACCGACCAGATGAGTCGGACAGAAGTCGCACGGTTGACCGGGATCCTGCGCAAGCTCAACCAGACGGCGACGTTCGTCCCGGCGATCTATGGGCGGATTCCGCTCGACTTGATTTTCGATACGGGCCTGTTCGATTTCGAACGGGTCGAGCAAACGGCGGGTTGGCTTCAGGAACTGCAAGGCGGCCATACGCCGGAGACCGAGGAGTACGGCATCGGCAGCTTCGTCTATCGGAGGCGACGGCCCTTCCATCCGGCGCGGCTGGCGGCGATCTTCGAAGGTTGCTTCGAAGGCGTGCTGCGGGCGAAGGGCGTCCTCTGGCTGGCTACCCGCCATGACGTGGCCGGCGCACTCTCGATCGCCGGAGACTCGCTGACGTTGGATCCCGGAGGCCGTTGGTTCGCCGCGCTGGACCCGGCAGAACTCGCCGACGACCCGGAGACCCTGGAGTGGGTCAATCGGGTATCGGAGCCCGACCACGGCGACCGCCGTCAGGAGATCGTCTTCATCGGAATCGAGATGCAGCAAGAGGCCATAGAGGCAGCGCTGGACGGCTGCCTGCTGACCGACGCCGAGATGGCCTCCGACGCTTCCGGCTGGGCTTCGTTGGACGACCCGCTGCCGGAGTGGATGGAGGCAGAAGAAGACGAACCGTAG